gtacttagttaacaactaaggacgtgacaacgtggtatcagagcgaagGTTTCAACTAAGGGAATGGCGAACGACGGAGAAATTAACGCTGCCAACACCCTAGCCAACGTCATCCAGGATGCTGCTGGCAAGAGCGGTCGTAGCAAAAAGAGGAATGCCACCAACAAGAGCCAGGAGGTGCCACCTGAGGTTGTGTCAAACGAAGGGCTTACATCCCAAGAACCATCTGCCACTGAGGCGAATGAGGATGAAGTAGAGGTCCTTCCAGAGGACGTCTCGCTCGGTAAAGAGTGGGTAATGAAGATGAACGCGGGGATGGATGCTGTGGAGATCTTTGGCCAATGCTTGGGGAAGGTGGAAGGCACCCTTAACGTTCTTGAGGGgcacactcttgaagagattaagagtatccgaaatgacttggagggacgtacactgactgagatggaactaaggcaaaccatcactaccttagagtgcagactcatggaggctttgagtactatcgatgctatgaatgcaaagatagagtcactcgagGAGCATGTCAATGATGACGTGACCGAGGTAGCCAGCAATGTTGTGGTGACGAGGGAGGCCAAGATCGAGGCTCCCAAACCCCCGGTGTTCAAAGGTGTTCGTGATGCataagaagtggaaaacttcctttgtcacttggagaactacttcaggCACGGCAAAGTGAGGGACGACGAGGCCAAGATCAACGCTGTAGTATTGTACCTCTCAGAGACTGCCATGctatggtggagaaggaagatggCCGACGTAGATAAAGGTCTATGTACTATTAGCACATGGGACTAGTTCAAAGCGGTGTTCAAGcgacagttctttccaaacaatATCTTGTATGAGGCAAGGCGCAAGCTTACGGAATTGAAGCAAACAGGGAGCATACGTAACTATGTCAAGgagttcactacccttatgcttcaaatccccaacCTGACCAGTGATGACTTGTTGTTCACTTCATGGAtgggttgcaaaattgggctaagtaggagttgcaacgccgacaagtcactgatatagaccaagccatagtgGAGGCCGAATCATTGATGGATTTCAGGCATGACAAGCACGACAAAGGCAATTGCAAGGAGTCAAAGGTTAACAATGTCAAAGGTGGGGGAGACCGTGGCAAAGGCAAGGAGATGCAACAACAATACTCCAAGTCTCAAGATTTCAAAAAGTCGAGTGGCCGTCAGGGCTACGCCGAGAAGAAGACGCAGGTCGAAAAGAAGGGATGCTATATATGCGGAGGTCCACATGGCTTTAGGAATTTTCCTGACCTCAAGAGCCTCAGTGCCATGGTACGTGAGCAGAAGGAGCAGCCATAAGGAGAGAGTCTGGGAACTGCACAGTTGGGTATGATCGGATTATGTGGTGTTGTCACGAAGCAAGCTATCCAACCTACCGAGAATGGCAATCAGTACGtggatctcaccatcaacaacaagcccgctcgtgcaatggtggatactggagcaactcataatttcGTGACTGAGGCTGCTGCAAAGAGACTGGAATTGAAGCTTGCTCTAACCAACTCTCACGTCAAGACCGTGAATGCCGAGATACAGAATGCTCGTGGGGTAGCTAatggagttggtgtcaaattgggaacttggaaAGGTACGACAAATTTTACCGTAACCgctatggatatctttgacatcatactgGGGAAAGAGTTCTTTAAAGATTGTCATACTTTAATCGACCCCTACCTCCAACGTCTCTTGGTTATGGAGCGAGAAGGAGCTTGCATGGTACCTACAGTGACTATGCCATACGGACAGATCCAAGCACAACTCTCAGCTATGCAGGTTGTCAAGGGGATCAAGAAGGGGGAGTCGACGTTCGTGGAAACCATTGCAAGTTTAGAGGAAGACAAGAATTTTCAAGAGACAGTGTCGCCTTGCATATAGAAGTTGCTTGAGGAGAACAAAGATGTCATGCCTGAGGAGTTGCCTAAGCACTTGCCGCTTAGGCGAGaggtggatcacaagattgagttTGAGCTAGGGGCTAAGCCACCCGCATTtgccccatatcgtatggcaccgcccGAGCTGGAGGAGCTAAAGAAACAATTGAAAGAGTTGTTGGATGCTGGTCACATTTGCCCATTAAAAGCACCTTTCGGCGCACCAGTATTAttccagaagaagaaggatggatcaatacgcttgtgcatagactaccgagcacttaataaggttacagtgaagaataaGTACTTGATCTCGCCCATTGCTGATTTGTTCGATAGACTTGGGCAATccaagtactttaccaaggtggatcttcAAAAGGGCTACTACCAGGTTCGCATTGTGGAAGGGGATGAGCTAAAGATAGCATGTTTTACGagatatggagcctttgagtggttggtgatTCCCTTCGGCTTAACCAATGCACCGGACACATTTTGCACCCTTATAAACAAGATTTTacatccctaccttgatcagttcgTGGTAGTCTACCTAGACGACATAGTCATCTACAACAACACCTTAGAGAAGCACATGGAGCACTTAAGGAAGGTTTTTCAAGTCTTGCGAGAGAACGAGCTatacatcaagagggagaaatgTGAGTTTGCACAATCAAATGTgcacttcttgggccatgtcattagcaTTGGAGAGCTACACATGGACAAGGCTAAGGTACATGTTATCCAGGAGTGGGAGGCACCTATAAAGGtaactgagttgagatccttccttgGCCTTGTTAATTACTATTGTTGGTTCATCAATGGATACTCAGCAAAGGCCGCACCATTGACTGAGttgctaaagaagaacaagcATGGGTTTGGACGGAGCATTGTCAAAAAACATTTGAATGCCTTAAGATAGCTGTAACAGAGGAGCCAGTCTTGGTGTTACCTGACTTTGCCACGACATTTGAGGTGCACACAGATGCCTCAGACTTCGCCATTGGGGTGTCCTGATGCAGGATAAGCATCCCATAGCATTTGAGAGCCACAAGTTAAATGAGACGGAGCAGTGTTACACGGTgcaagagaaggaaatgactgccattatgcattgccttcgtacatggagacattatctgctcgggtcgaggttcgtggtcaagactgATAATATGGCTACTAGCTACTTTCTGACACAAAAGAAGCCCACACCAAAGCAGGCTAGGTGGCAGGATTTCTTAGCCGAGTTTGATTATGCGCTGGAGTATAAGCCGGGAAAAGGTAATgttgtagccgatgccttgagccggaaAGCCGAGCTTGCTGCAATTACTTCAGCGAGATGGGACATTAGGGAGGCTATAATAGAAGACATGCAGCATGATCTAGCAGCCAAACAGCTTATCGAGTTATCCAACAAAGGCAAGACGAGAAAGTTTTGGATAGAAGACGACCTACTACTTACCACAGGTCGGCGGGTCTACGTGCCTAAATTTGGAGACATTAGACGACGGATCATAAGGGCTCTATGACACAATATGGGCTGGTCAACCAGGTCAACGTCGCACTAGGGCCCTGGTTAAGTCAGTTTACTATTGGCCACACATGCGTGATGACATAGACTGTTATGTGCACACATATCTTGTCTGTCAATAGGACAAGGTTGAACAACAACAACCCGGAGGACTTTTGGAGCCAATACCAGTTGTAGAGCGTCCATGGGAGAGCGTGACTATGGACTTTATTACTTGCCTACCGAAGTCCGACggttatggtactattatggtggtcgtggatagattttccaaatatgccaccttCATGCCCGCCTCACTAGGTTGCACAGCTAAGGAGGCCGCCAAGCTATTCTTTAAGAACGTGGTAAAGTATTGGGGCTTACCAAGGCATATCATCAGTGATCGAGACCCTCGCTTCACTGGGaacttttggagagagttgttcgacatacttggcacggaactgcacttttctactagtttccaCCCACAGACGGATGGACAAACGGAACGGGTCAATGTcttactagaatgctacttgaggcattatgtaagTGCGCATCAGAAAGATTGGGCAAGGCTCCTAGATATTGCCCAATTCCAACTTGCAGCGGAGTGAGTCCACGGAGGGGACACCGAGCTAGCCACAGgccaacaaccacaaactccacattTATTACCAGTCGCGTTCGAGGGAAAGAGTTTGGGGGTTTATCATATGGCCAAAGGAGGGGAGGAGCAGCTCGACACTGCTAAGTCTTACTTGGATAAGGTagctaagaagatgaagaagtttgtGGACCGTAAGCGGCATCCCATAGACTATAGAGttggggacatggtcatggtgaagtttaaaccaagacagttcaaggcactatagggcatgcatcagaatctgattcgcaattatgaggggccatttaagatcgtcgccaaggtaggcaagatctcatacaagcttgacatgccatCATATCTTAAGATCTACCATGTCTTCCATGCCAGAATGCTTAAgccatatcatgaagataaggatgatcTGAGTAGGGGCCAATCAAGTCGAGCGCCAATGACTATCACCGCCTCGCATGATAGGGAGATTGAGGCTATCATAGATTACTAAGCCAGGCGAAAATAAGGGGAAAAAGCTACGACTATGTTCCTCGTCCATTGGAAAGGGCAATCACCAGAGGAGGCCAcgtgggaacgatatgaagacttgtggcaattcaaagataagatccAAGAGTTTATGCAGCAGTATTGCGCCGCGGTCGTCGCAATATTGGAtgggggagagtgtgatgacccgccatgtcatcatgccacatagacgctatttggcatatattaatgtcatgtggaagcttacataagaagaaaaCTAGCATTTGTGAGAACATTATAGAGAgatatggacatttccttaggaagaacctagatccttatggatttgctaagaAAATctttggaatcttctaggcttgtagagaattctagagaaagcccttatcttgtaaatatcaaggatttgtataataattaatatttacacactagcccctaggaggctactatataaagggggtcactcatttgtaattcaccaagcaaacaattcaagttatctttaatacaaagcttcctttaacaattctcttgtgttctttctttcattctcttagcgatcttgagtgtagtaaggctgacttgacataacaagaaacgtgagcaagttgtgcaagatcgtgagcgagttgtcaagtaccgcacgtgtacttagttaacaactaaggacgtgacatgAAGGAGTATATTAGTTTATGTGCAAATTACAAAGAGAAGGGAACATACTATGAAATTTGGATGGGGCCTCGTCCATAATATTTCTTGCCAGGAGCGCAGGGCCACTCAACGTTTGGTTCGCAGTAGGAAGGCATGTCATCAGGGTTGCCTACTTCGGCTTTGAAACAGTAACCCCATGCATAAGGGCCATCAGGTGCAGTGTCCCAACCACCTGTCCAAGGATATATCTTTTAACTTAGCCTCGTTTGGCCATATTAAATCTTTTTTGAAAATTTGTTCATAGATTGATGatctattttttaaattatttttcaagttccCAAAATCTAGTTTAGGGTAGATTTTGGGTGAAACTTGTTCTCCCactcaaaatttcaaatttttttcaaataaaatgcatgtccaaacataatttcaacttccaaaaattatttttcaaaactacttcaaaaattatttcttCAAATTTCGACTAGATCTATATCCAAACGCTAGCTTAGGAATTTAACACAAGTACTAGTTGGctgggaaaaaaataattaaacaaaaggGACATAGACATTTTAATCAGGAGTATATAACTTTTGATATATTTGACCAAATTATTAAGCTGAATATACGTGCACGTAGCTGGACTAATATAAGCATGTAATTATATAGCTAAAGATTACCAGTAGTTTCATGCGATGTTTGAGCCAAGAACGCAGCAACCTCTCTTTTACGGTCAGTAGTATTGCCGGTGGTGCCAAAACCAATGAAATTCCTGGCAGCTTGTACAAAGGCATCATAGGTATAGAAGCCCCTAGCAGGACAAGCAACATTGTTCCGATGCAAAAGCAGCTCATCAAATAAATTACTGCTAATGATTTCAGTAATGTCTTGCGATGGAGTAGGAGGGGGAGGAGGGATGGAGGTGGGTGgaggagggggagggggaggagGGGTTGGGGTGGATGGAGGAGGTGGAGGAGACGGTGAAGGACACTGGATTTGACACTTGTCTGGATCACAATAATCGCCGGTGGTTCCACACCAACCATAGTTGCTGCAGCAGTAACCAGAGGGGCACAGTGCACCATCGGCCTGCTGACCGCATTGTGCGGCCAATACACTTGGGATCAGTAACAAAGCAAGAAGTGAAAGAGTTGCAAATACAATGTGGATTAGCTTCATTTTCATCATTAAATGAAAAGGATGAGTTGATGATTAACAATGGTTAGATGCTAAGCTATTTATAGCAGAAGTCTCCAAGTAGGGCCGAATTACTGTACTGAAacgaaaattttggtatttggcATACGGTATTTTGAtatttggtatggtatttggtttaagtttttaaaaaaattggtattaggtatggtatttggtattttaaaataaaatactgaaataacgtaccgtaccgaaatatatatattatattacacaaaacatatattatcaattataacattaaaatctaaaattttacttttctttattctctaagttcatcaattaactctaaacaagtaacatgatatttctaatgatcaaatattcttttatgtacaattttctctatttgggtcgatatttgctagttttggacaaattttttgtcaacaaacattttcagttttgtatttttgagtactttaattaagaatattagagTCTATAGTtctatgcactagttagtattcaaaccgAATAAATCAAAGTTACCGAACCGAATAAACCAAAACCAAAAAGAGAAAACccgaaccataccaaatttaattTGGTGCGATATTGGTATAGGATTTTAAGAAATCGAATACCAAAAATATCGAACTGAAATGTTTAAATAGCGTACCGAACAGACCGACCGACGAACACCCCTATCTCCGAGGACTATATATGCTGGAATATATTCGGTTCACTTTTCTCCACTGCTAAATTAATCTGACTTTATCATTGGTCAGATTCACGTAAGAGTTAATTACGTAGATTAATTTACGAAGATTTTTTTTCTGATTACTTAATTATATATCCCAACGGGAATCGACTTCTTGAATACAATTATAAATTgaataatattttatttaaataGGTTGGCTGGTCCTTTCAAAAGGTAACAGCTGGAACATTGTTCACAAATCTATAAAGTTTAAAGGAGTTGTGGATAATTTACTCTTCCAAAATTCGTTCTACCATTTATCGGTGATGTGATTCATAGCCTATTTGACCAACTTCTAAAATTTGAGAAGTACTTATTTAAAATCGCTTTgtgtttaattatttaatttgaaaagtactttCGAATAGCAATTACTATTTGATAagtatatttttattaaaaatatttttcaaaaaagtaGTTTTAAAGAAAAAAACACTTTTTGCTACTCcccaaaaattttatttttcattgaGCAAGTCTAACCAAATAGTAGTGGGGCTGAGCTCGGCATCTAGATTCTAAACCCGATGTTCCGATTATAGATACCAATTAATGATTTAAGTAGTACCATATAATTGACAAACTTAGTAGCAGTATAATAGGATATTATTTCTGTCGTAAGTACTTGTCAGTCTGCAAATGTGGGTTAATTTAGTCTAACCTTTAATGTGACTGAAGTTTGTAATTCACATCAATAGTATATGTAATTATATAGACATCGTTTCGGTAGAGCAGTTAACCAGTTCACATCAGATAGTCGTTGATTCATCTGCAGAAATCAGCATTGTGAACGAAATTTGCTTCTCAGCTGTATTTCCTGGAGATCGAGTGATATATAATTTAGAAGTAAAATGCAGCACTTCATTTCACAACATGTTCTTTAGCCAGGAAAATATAATGTCATACGAGACGATTCTATTATTTAAACTTATGGGTACGATTAAGTAATTGAATTCGTATGGACTTGTGACGTGTAAGCTAAATACGCACCTGATTATGCAATCGTCTGTTCCAATAGCATTAGGGTGTGGTATCTGGCTTTTCTAGCTTGCAGGTAATCATAATTAAAAAGAGTTGCTCTTCTTGTAAGCAATTTAAAAGCGAAATATGCGTAACAAATCAAAGCAAAAAACTCATAGGTGTGTTCCTATGGGAGTGGTGGGTTTGCATTTGACAACATGTGGGTGCGAGGTATCAAATTGTTCGAAAACCCCGAGACGTTGTTGGGTTGGGGTGAAAAATCGTCAACAAAGACGTTCTAATACGTGTATATTTCTATCCAAGATCACGTGAAGAAAACAAGCATTCAACCAATGATTTCTATTAGAAATGGTCCTAGCAATCTGATAAGATTTCTTTTTCCAGTGAATCACATGAATTCCTACTACCTTGTCCCGATAAATTGTCGGTAATACTTGTAAAATGAATTATAAAAGAATATTCAAAAGTTATACTTTTTAGGTGATGCAGTATACAGTCCTCGCATTTTACGGCACGGGGCCTGGTTTAATTtaacaaaattaaagaggaattTGCACCTGATTAAATTCAGCTGCATGAGAAACTATTTGTTTAATTTAAATTGTATAAACAACGAGGTagtaagttttttaaaaaaatgaagttGTTGGCACCGAGGAGAAATCCCGTAAGAAAATTACTATATGTTAAAGATTTTTCTTCCACTAATTTGTATTAGACAGGGCCGGCTTTTGCATAAAGTCACTGAAGCAAAAGCTTTAGTCCCCAAACTTTAGGGGACTCCACTTTTACCCTATAATTTTCTTAATAACTATTCCTTCCGGTTCAATCAATTTGGTTTTAGCACgtccattaagaaaatactaaattttatacaaaatacctactatgactaaactacccctaattaaacatttaatgtgaggagtaagaaatttttttagggatatgtacataggggttattttgtaaaaataaattgaattctttcttaaTTACATTACTGGACACTTATTTTAAaccaaaatgaaaaagcaaactggtcacttattgtgaaccgaaGGGAGTAAGTAATTTCACTTCTATTACATATATCTTGGTAAAAACTGAAAAGGAAAGATATCATTGTTCTTTAAAAATGGGACCTAATGCGTAAATACAAAATTTATGAAAGGAATCAAGTGATTATtgttttttaaagtttttttctTATTAAATATTATGTAAAGCTTTCCGCTTCCGTTCTTGGTTTTCAtaatattcaattttcttttttaatctttctcatttttcatcAAACATTACTACTATTATATTTTTCCTTTATTCCTCTAAGAGATcctattttactacatttttcgCCAGTCAAGCTAAAACCTACAAGAAGCATGTTGTTGAGAGTAATTGTTTCGCCTGCATTACCACTTATCATCTTATAACTAACTGCTTGTGAGAATAACCATGCACTTGGAAGCGGACTAACCTAGAGAGCAGGAGCGTATGCAATATATATGTGACGGATTCAACTGAATTCATAATTTTTAATGTAAAgcataaatttatgtgtaaaatttACTAAAATTGCAACAAATAGTATATTTGAATCCatagctttaaaaatataatgagttcTATGCTAAAAATCTTAAAGGCGGAATACATAAAGTTTAAACCCTGGATCCGCCTCTACTAGTGAGTGCACTATTGTTAAAAAAAAGAATGTCCACGCTGCTGaattaactaataattatcaGCATCAATCGTAAAACTTGTGCTTCTGTTTCTTATAAAGGTATTTGACATTTCACGCAAACACATTGAATTGGGCAATAGTCTACAGTGACAGCATAAGATTTTAAGTTGAGCTATGTTACCTAAAAGTTTAAAGATTAAACAACAATACCAGTTAAGTGTAGGGGCGAAGCTACATTAtcttaaaattaaattgtatatATAGATAAAATATTAGGTTTTAGAGCAGCGGAGCTCAAGGGTCAAGCCATTAAAGCAAAGGTTTGGGGGccccaaatttttctttttgttttctattcGTATTTGTATTGAGATCCCGACTAATCTAGATTTGTACCGCGTAAGACCTAGTAAAAGAGAGAATACATTTTAATAGGATTCTTTTAACCACAAGACTCGAACCCAATATATCTAATTAAGGTAAGTTGGATCATATACATCTCACAACAATCTTTAGAGGTAGGGTCTAAATAtatttgatattttaaaataaaaaaataaaatattttataaaaggCAAAGATAACTTTTAATTTAGTACTGATGTAACCGTTTGAGCAAATGGAGAAAGAGAATCACTCCCCCTAAACCTTTGTCGCGAATATAAATatatcattatttaaattttacgATTGACATCATTAGTGAGGTACCTatattattattcttcttttACATTTCTCATTAAAAACGTGTAATAAACTTTTAGAATCGATTTTTTGGTATCTTCAATCGTCCAAGTATTATTTTTATCTTTCTTATTAGAAAATGAGTACTACATTCTTATATTATCTTTCTTGGTTTCTGCAAAAAAAGCTTGAGTTTTCGATACATTATATTGTTCTCtttagaaagaaaagagttttattttttctataaaaaacaAGAGTTGAAGAGTATTGTTGAATAAAACTATATCGCgcattcttttttttccttttttcccctCAGGTTTCAAGTGTTTCAATAAGTATATTagaatataaaaaattatttcgATATCAAGTTATCAACTTCTTGAATCTGGTTCTATTTAAGATCAACAAAATCTTAGGAGAGATTACATTATTTATAAAAGAAACTATATATTAACAACTTTACATCTTAAAAATCTAGAAAAATAGACGTCAATTAAAAATATAGATGAATTGTTTTTCTTCTGAAAGGCCCTAGATTAATAATTGGCTTTAGGCCACCAATCTTCTTGAGTCGCCCCCGTTTTagagatatataatatatattaaaCACCCTTTATCAGAGAAactttttcacttcttttaattttgaatACTTTTGGAAATATTCCGGGTTTCGCCACGGTTAAATGTCTGTATTACTAGGTgaatttttaatttataatttttgaaATGTAAAGGTATCTGCATTACTATGTGAATACCAACAGCTTCTTGTTGTGTCTTGTTTGGCAGTGATTGCTAGCGACGTTTTCTATCAGAGACTAGGCAAATTAAGGTTTTAACCAATGTATCAAAGTGACCTTCTCAAACTCGTTTTGTGGATAAAATAAACCTCACAGAAATGCTAAGCATGAGTAGATTGACCTTTCCTCAGCATGGGGTCGTTTGTTTCCATTTTTCTCACGAGCAACTCCATTAGGAATTCCCTTCACCAGTAAAAGTATAATTAATGAGAGGTAACTGATAAGCTACAAATGATACACACCTCTTAATAGAAAATTGGCAACTCACCCTCAGAGGCGTATCTAGTATTTAAATTCTATGATTTCAGCCTTCAAGATTCTGAATATTGAACccgttatatttttaaagttatgaatTCATATTCACTAATTATTGAAATTTCAGTAGATTTTTACACTTAAATTATACATCGCGTCAAAAAATATGGGTTCAATTTAACCTGTCAGAATTACGCTATATCAGCCCCTGCTCACCCTGCCTTCTTTCGTCCATTGTATTGTCGAAGCAGTAATTTTTATAGGTCCATTTTCAAGGAAGGTATAGGTCTTGTATTCTTAAAATTAGGATTT
This sequence is a window from Nicotiana sylvestris chromosome 3, ASM39365v2, whole genome shotgun sequence. Protein-coding genes within it:
- the LOC104234584 gene encoding endochitinase 3-like — protein: MMKMKLIHIVFATLSLLALLLIPSVLAAQCGQQADGALCPSGYCCSNYGWCGTTGDYCDPDKCQIQCPSPSPPPPPSTPTPPPPPPPPPTSIPPPPPTPSQDITEIISSNLFDELLLHRNNVACPARGFYTYDAFVQAARNFIGFGTTGNTTDRKREVAAFLAQTSHETTGGWDTAPDGPYAWGYCFKAEVGNPDDMPSYCEPNVEWPCAPGKKYYGRGPIQISYNYNYGPCGVAIGENLLGDPDLVAANTVISFETALWFWMTPQPPKPSSHDVILGIWEPTPSDIAANRLPGYGVITNIINGGLECGHGPDKRVQSRIGFYLRYCQILDVSPGENLDCGDQRSFADGLLFNSM